The Blastocatellia bacterium sequence GCGGCATGGTCAGATGCATCCTCGCGCAGCGGCCTTTGCGGTCTTCCTCTCGTCCGGGGGCTCTCTTCCGGGAGAGGCTATTGTCGGCGGTTCCCCTGATCCTGATGTCGCCGAGATTATCCCATGCCTGATCACATCCCGTTGTCGCTTCTCCCCTGGCTGTTGTTAATTCTGGCAGCCGAGTTCGTCAATGGATGGACCGATGCTCCCAATGCCATTGCGACGGTCGTTTCCACGCGCGTCCTCACGCCGACACAAGCGGTCATCATGGCGACGATCCTCAACGTCCTGGGGGCCATGTCGGGGACGGCCGTTGCGGCGACCATTGGCCAGGGCATCATCAAAGCGGAAGTCATTGACGTCCACACCATTGGAGCCGCAATGGTAGGAATCGTTATCTGGAGCACCGTCGCCTGGTATTACGGGCTTCCGACGAGCGAAAGTCATGCGCTGATCGCCGGATTGGCCGGAGCGGGTCTTGCGACGGCAGGCCCCTCGGTCCTCCTCTGGGTCGGCTGGAAGAAGGTTCTCATCGGGTTGATCTTCTCCACCTTCATCGGATTTAGCGGTGGGCTCTTCATTATGACCGCCATCTATCGCATCTTTCAGCAGAGCCGACCGGGAACCGTGAAAAAGGTTTTTGGCCGTCTCCAGATTTTGTCCGCTGCCCTGATGGCTTTCAGTCACGGTAGCAACGATGGGCAAAAATTTATCGGGACCTTCACTCTGGCCCTTGTCCTGGGAGGCGTTCTGCCTCAGTTCGCCGTCCCTTTCTGGGTGATTCTCATCTGTGCGATGACTATGGGGCTCGGCACAGCCATCGGGGGCTGGAGGATCATTAAAACGATGGGACTGCGACTGACCAAGTTGGAGCCGGTTCACGGGTTTGCTGCCGAAGCCTCAGCGGGTTTAGCCATTGAGGTCGCGTCCCGATTTGGCATCCCACTCAGTACGACGCATACGATCAACACCTCCATTATGGGTGTGGGAGCGACCCGTCGGTTCTCGGCCGTTCGCTGGGGAGTCGCCCGGGATATTATTCTCGCCTGGATCTTGACCTTTCCCATCAGCGCCGGCATCGGCTGGCTCATGGCTTCGCTGTTCCAGCTCGTGGGACTGTGACCGAGAGCAATAAAAAGCCCGCCAAACATACGGAATGAAACGGGAGAGTGTCCTTGTGCCGGCGCCTTCCAAAGCAGATTTCCAGTTTTTCGGATGCGCTTTCCAAAATTTTGGAATGAATGTCCGGAGTCAACTCCTCTGTGAAGCGGGTGAGAGCCACCAACTCTTTATCTCTCAAGGCAGGGGCTCCATCGGTCTGAGTGCGGCACATAAGTTGCCTGGAAGTGAGAGCAAGGAGAATCCTGACGGATTGCGCATGAACTATGAAACAGGTCACCGCCTACATCTCACCTGATCTTCTGGACAAAGTCCTGACCAGCCTCGATGAACTTCCGGTGCGGGGAATGTCCATCACCGAAGTGCGCGGCTTCGGGCGCGGACGGGCCGAGTTGTTGCGCGAGAACCCCTCCTATCAGGCGCGCCAGTTTGGAAAGAAGCTGAAGCTGGAGATCGTCTGCCCGGACGATCAAGCCGAACGCATTGCGCGAACCATCCAGCAGGCGGCCCATCGCGGGCGACCGGGCGACGGAAAGATCTTCATCTGGTCGGTCGAACGCGCCATCAGCATTGTCACCGGTGAGGAAGATGACGCTGCCATCTCCTGAGCCGTGCCGGTCAGCCCCGAGGTGACCCCGTCACTTCCCCTGGAAGCGGGCCGGTCGCTTCTCCAGGAAGGCGCGAGTCCCTTCGCGCATGTCCTCGGTGGTAGCCGAGAGCCCGAAAAGCGTCGCCTCCATCTGTAGGGCCTCATCCAGAGGCATCTCCAGTCCCGCCGTCACCGCTTCCAGACAGAACTGCACCGCCAGCGGCGCATTGGCCAGAATCTGCCGGGCAATTTTCTCGGCGGTGGGCATCAAATCCTCCCGGCGCGTGACGTGATTGACGAGGCCGATTCGATGCGCTTCCTCGGCGGAGATCATCTCACCCGTGAGCAGGAGTTCGAGAGCAATCCCCTTGCCCACCAGTCGGGGAAGCCGTTGCGTTCCTCCGTAGCCGGGAATGATCCCCAGCTTCACTTCCGGCTGTCCGAGCCGGGCGTTCTCCGAAGCGATGCGAAGGGTGCAGGCCATGGCCAGCTCGCAGCCGCCTCCCAATGCGTAGCCGTTGATCGCCGCGATGACGGGCTTGCCCAGATTCTCGATCAGGCGAAGAACGTTTTGCCCGTACTCCGACATGCGTTTCCCCTCGATGGGCCCCTGCACGGCCAGCTCGTTAATATCCGCCCCCGCGACGAAGGCTTTCTCGCCCCCGCCGGTGAGAATGACCACGCCGACCTCATCATCCCCGGCGATGGACGTGAAAACATCGTGCAGCTCCTTCATCGTCGCGGCATTGAGCGCGTTCAGCTTGTCCGGCCGGTTGATCGTGACATAGGCGATACGGTCGCGCTTTTCATAGAGCAGATTCTGGTAAGCCATAGGTCCTCCGTGTTGACAGTTCTCCGGATCGAAGAACCGATCAAGAGGGGCATTTCCACCCCGCTTCTTCTGAGTGATTCGTCGGGCCGATGCGCCGCTCTAGCTGAGTTTCATGGGACGGGGATTTTTCGGATCGCTGTAATCATAGAAGCCCCGACCCGTCTTCCGCCCGTGATAGCCGGCCGTGACCATCTGTTTGAGCAGCGGCGGAGCGGCGAAGTGGCTGCTCTTGTACTCGTCGTACATGATCTGGGCGATATAGTAGGTCGTATCAATCCCGACAAAATCCAGAAGCGTGAGCGGTCCCATGGGATGATTGCAGCCAAGCTTCATCGCCAGATCAATATCTTCAATCGAGCCCACGCCTTCCTCCACCGCCCGGACGGCATCGAGCAAATAGGGTACGAGCAGCCGATTGACGATGAATCCCACGCGATCCTTCGCCTGAACGACCGTCTTGCCCAGGCTCTGGCAGAATGCCCGCGCCTCGGCGACCACCGCCTCATCGGTCACCAGCGAAGGGATCAGCTCCACCAGCTTCATGATCGGAACCGGATTGAAGAAATGAATGCCGAGAAATCGCCGCCGTCGTTCGGGAGTCAAGGCGGTAGCCATTTCGATGATCGAGATGGACGAGGTATTGGAAGCGAGAATCGTCTCCGGCGGACAGAGCCCATCGAGTCGGGCGAAAAGTTCCTTCTTGGCGGTGACATTCTCGATGATGGCTTCGATGATGAGGTCTCGGTCGGCGAACTCCTGGAGCGCGAGCGTTCCTCTCAATCGGTTCTGCGTCTGCTGCTTTTGCTCCAGGGTGAGCGTCCCCTTCTCGACGAACTTCGAGAGCGAGTCATCAATGCGACCGAATCCCTTTTGCAGAATCTCCTCCGAGACATCGGTGACGAGGGTATCATAACCGCTCATGGCAGCCACTTGAGCAATTCCTGATCCCATCAAGCCACATCCGACA is a genomic window containing:
- a CDS encoding inorganic phosphate transporter gives rise to the protein MPDHIPLSLLPWLLLILAAEFVNGWTDAPNAIATVVSTRVLTPTQAVIMATILNVLGAMSGTAVAATIGQGIIKAEVIDVHTIGAAMVGIVIWSTVAWYYGLPTSESHALIAGLAGAGLATAGPSVLLWVGWKKVLIGLIFSTFIGFSGGLFIMTAIYRIFQQSRPGTVKKVFGRLQILSAALMAFSHGSNDGQKFIGTFTLALVLGGVLPQFAVPFWVILICAMTMGLGTAIGGWRIIKTMGLRLTKLEPVHGFAAEASAGLAIEVASRFGIPLSTTHTINTSIMGVGATRRFSAVRWGVARDIILAWILTFPISAGIGWLMASLFQLVGL
- a CDS encoding P-II family nitrogen regulator; the encoded protein is MKQVTAYISPDLLDKVLTSLDELPVRGMSITEVRGFGRGRAELLRENPSYQARQFGKKLKLEIVCPDDQAERIARTIQQAAHRGRPGDGKIFIWSVERAISIVTGEEDDAAIS
- a CDS encoding enoyl-CoA hydratase-related protein, which gives rise to MAYQNLLYEKRDRIAYVTINRPDKLNALNAATMKELHDVFTSIAGDDEVGVVILTGGGEKAFVAGADINELAVQGPIEGKRMSEYGQNVLRLIENLGKPVIAAINGYALGGGCELAMACTLRIASENARLGQPEVKLGIIPGYGGTQRLPRLVGKGIALELLLTGEMISAEEAHRIGLVNHVTRREDLMPTAEKIARQILANAPLAVQFCLEAVTAGLEMPLDEALQMEATLFGLSATTEDMREGTRAFLEKRPARFQGK
- a CDS encoding 3-hydroxybutyryl-CoA dehydrogenase → MAIKKVGVVGCGLMGSGIAQVAAMSGYDTLVTDVSEEILQKGFGRIDDSLSKFVEKGTLTLEQKQQTQNRLRGTLALQEFADRDLIIEAIIENVTAKKELFARLDGLCPPETILASNTSSISIIEMATALTPERRRRFLGIHFFNPVPIMKLVELIPSLVTDEAVVAEARAFCQSLGKTVVQAKDRVGFIVNRLLVPYLLDAVRAVEEGVGSIEDIDLAMKLGCNHPMGPLTLLDFVGIDTTYYIAQIMYDEYKSSHFAAPPLLKQMVTAGYHGRKTGRGFYDYSDPKNPRPMKLS